The Desulfuromonadales bacterium genome contains a region encoding:
- the narH gene encoding nitrate reductase subunit beta (with NarGJI catalyzes the reduction of nitrate; the beta subunit is an iron sulfur cluster containing electron transfer subunit; one of 3 nitrate reductases in E. coli and in E. coli is expressed when nitrate levels are high), with translation SLEQARLPIQYLAGMFAGGNAEEVKAVYRKLIAVRLKRRQVSVGDLPAGEVEKACELAGVNAAAVEAIFRMTAKTRIKERIVVPPMLREQAIETGMEPEAYKQGMGFGNLRPPKRRW, from the coding sequence AGCCTGGAGCAGGCGCGCCTGCCGATACAGTACCTGGCCGGGATGTTCGCCGGCGGCAACGCGGAGGAGGTCAAGGCGGTCTACCGCAAGCTGATCGCGGTGCGGCTGAAGCGTCGGCAGGTAAGCGTCGGCGACCTGCCGGCCGGCGAGGTGGAAAAAGCCTGCGAGCTGGCCGGCGTGAATGCCGCGGCGGTCGAGGCGATTTTCCGCATGACCGCCAAGACCCGAATCAAGGAGCGTATCGTGGTGCCGCCGATGCTGCGGGAGCAGGCGATCGAAACGGGCATGGAGCCCGAGGCCTACAAGCAGGGGATGGGCTTTGGCAACCTGCGTCCGCCGAAGAGGCGCTGGTAA